A region from the Arachis ipaensis cultivar K30076 chromosome B01, Araip1.1, whole genome shotgun sequence genome encodes:
- the LOC107646543 gene encoding uncharacterized protein LOC107646543, producing the protein MDGASKARRKERDVPVEYECPLNILSRDIWVRIASKVASNSIRDLLSMQATCKVFLDACTSDAVYQHATMWQIRLVSFLFYLDRAEKRFLDRCVEMGNADAILRQGLTEYFWIGRRGIGMELLARAATEGSVESGHLFAMLLLCEHEDEEEVQKGVEMVEFIRTSGKIEMCREFFTDIFWERWIDERPSDPG; encoded by the coding sequence ATGGATGGGGCTTCCAAGGCACGCAGAAAGGAACGGGACGTACCCGTCGAGTACGAGTGTCCGCTGAATATTCTGTCTCGCGATATATGGGTGAGGATTGCCTCGAAGGTTGCATCGAATTCGATCCGAGACCTACTCAGCATGCAGGCTACTTGCAAGGTGTTCCTTGATGCATGTACTTCGGACGCTGTATACCAGCATGCGACGATGTGGCAGATACGGTTGgtctcatttttattttaccttgACCGGGCTGAAAAGAGGTTCCTCGATCGATGCGTCGAAATGGGAAATGCTGATGCTATACTCCGGCAGGGGTTAACGGAGTATTTCTGGATTGGACGCCGTGGCATTGGAATGGAACTGCTTGCCAGGGCCGCGACGGAGGGAAGCGTCGAATCGGGTCACCTGTTTGCCATGTTGCTACTGTGCGAACatgaagacgaagaagaagtGCAAAAGGGTGTTGAAATGGTAGAGTTTATACGCACTTCCGGAAAGATCGAAATGTGCAGGGAGTTCTTCACAGACATTTTCTGGGAGCGATGGATCGACGAGAGACCATCGGATCCGGGATAG
- the LOC107646535 gene encoding uncharacterized protein LOC107646535: protein MPSLTSAGRLPHDIWTVISSLVAADSVHSLCAMQMVCRATRDAGREGVALASVSIPCPIEMAMTWDRCHEAVDFFSRCRVSGNPKILFREGLRECFHRGHPDAGLDQLCSAAVKGHIVARYAASLATFLLPVRTGAMKQSVEWFRSVADSGLLRECMRLCCVVHLCPSRPEVQLSQIGDNLVCDSSCCSTRGKTRAIYNYYRCGSQYQHWRCYEGGRTLSCVKCRADYELILFVNWW from the coding sequence ATGCCTTCCCTAACATCAGCGGGCCGCCTCCCTCACGACATATGGACCGTCATTTCCAGCCTCGTCGCCGCAGACTCCGTCCACAGCCTGTGCGCTATGCAGATGGTTTGTCGGGCCACGCGCGATGCAGGCCGGGAGGGCGTCGCCCTTGCCAGCGTCTCCATACCTTGCCCCATTGAGATGGCCATGACTTGGGACCGTTGTCACGAGGCAGTGGATTTCTTCAGTCGCTGCAGGGTGAGCGGCAACCCGAAGATCCTGTTTCGGGAGGGACTACGGGAATGCTTCCATCGAGGTCATCCGGATGCGGGGCTGGATCAGCTATGTTCTGCCGCAGTGAAGGGCCATATCGTCGCCAGGTACGCCGCGTCGTTGGCGACCTTTCTTCTCCCGGTGAGGACGGGCGCCATGAAACAATCTGTGGAGTGGTTTCGTTCGGTTGCCGACTCCGGTCTGCTCCGGGAGTGCATGAGATTGTGCTGCGTGGTCCACTTGTGTCCGTCGCGGCCTGAAGTCCAGCTGTCCCAGATAGGAGACAATCTCGTGTGTGATTCGTCTTGTTGCTCGACCCGGGGCAAGACCAGGGCCATCTACAACTATTACCGTTGCGGGAGCCAGTACCAACATTGGCGCTGCTACGAAGGTGGCAGGACCCTGTCATGCGTCAAGTGTCGCGCCGACTACGAGTTAATATTATTTGTCAACTGGTGGTGA